Within Methanofollis sp., the genomic segment CGGCGATGCTCTCCGTGCGGGGGAGGATCGAGATGGGCCGGGCGCCGCCGGGGACGGTGGACGCGGGCAGCTGCTGGTATATCCCGACAGGCGGGGTGCTCCCTGCGGGGGCTGACGCCGTCGCCATGATCGAGTACTCGGAGGCTGTGGGGGACGAGGTGCTCGTCCAGAGGCCGGTCGCGCCCGGAGAGAACGTGCTCTCCCGTGACGAGGACTTTGCAACCGGGGCTGTCGTCCTCAAGGCGGGGCGGCGTCTCACCCCGCAGGATCTCGGCGTCCTCGCCTCGGCAGGGGTGGCCGCGGTCAGGGTGCTCGGACTGCCGCGTGTCGGGATCATCTCGACGGGAAACGAGGTGGTGCCTGTGGAGGCCGACCTCGCGCCCGGACAGGTGCGGGACGCCAACGCCTACCTGTGCGCGGGTTTCGTGCGGGAGCACGGGTGCGTGCCCGTGCTGTACGGGATTGTCAGGGACGACCCCGCGCTCCTCAGGCCGGTCCTCGAGCAGGCGGTCGCGGAGTGCAACTGCGTCCTGATCTCGGGCGGGAGTTCGAAGGACATGCGGGACATGACCGCCCGTGTGATCGGCGAACTCGGCGAGGTGCTCGTCCACGGGATCGCCATATCGCCGGGGAAGCCGACGATCATCGGGAAGGTCGGGGAGACGCCGGTGATCGGGTTGCCCGGCCACCCGGGCTCGGCCTATGTCGTCCTCGTGGCGGTGGTCGGCCACCTGTTCGCGGCGCTCTCGGGCGCGGCCGTGCCCGTGCGCCGGGTGCGGGCGCGGCTCGCCGCGAACATCCCCTCGGCAAAGGGGCGGGAGGACTATGTCCGCGTCCGTGTGGCGGACGGCGTGGCAACACCGGTCTTCGGGAAGTCCGGCCTCCTGAACACCCTGGTGAAGAGCGACGGTCTCGTCGTCGTCCCGGCAGGGCGGGAAGGCCTTGAAGAGGGCGACGAGGTGGAGGCGGTCCTGTGGTGAAGAGGTACCTGGACCTCGTCTC encodes:
- the glp gene encoding gephyrin-like molybdotransferase Glp — protein: MSLFLDVVPVARAVEVVRSTARPAGTEEVRLEDALHRVLADDVRAGHDLPGFDRSVVDGYAVQASDTAGASEAIPAMLSVRGRIEMGRAPPGTVDAGSCWYIPTGGVLPAGADAVAMIEYSEAVGDEVLVQRPVAPGENVLSRDEDFATGAVVLKAGRRLTPQDLGVLASAGVAAVRVLGLPRVGIISTGNEVVPVEADLAPGQVRDANAYLCAGFVREHGCVPVLYGIVRDDPALLRPVLEQAVAECNCVLISGGSSKDMRDMTARVIGELGEVLVHGIAISPGKPTIIGKVGETPVIGLPGHPGSAYVVLVAVVGHLFAALSGAAVPVRRVRARLAANIPSAKGREDYVRVRVADGVATPVFGKSGLLNTLVKSDGLVVVPAGREGLEEGDEVEAVLW